AGGCTCAGCTGGACCACAGAGGGTAACATGGCATTCACATTTTACACTTTGAAATTCTGCTGCAAATGCTCAGAATATACATGTATTCTCCTCAAAGACCAACCAAATACCTGTCTCTAAGTTTCAGTGATATAAGTACTTGTCTGTAATATGATTTTATTATGTAAAAACAACACTTTTGTTGTACTACTTAACTAACAGTTCCCTCTGCGCTTCCTGTTCTTCACAGGGCATTCTGTATGCATACAGCATCGGCACCATCATCAAAACCACCATGAACATGTACATGTCGATGCAGCGGCCCATGACCAAGACTTCTGTCAAAGCTCTGTGTCGACTGgtggagttgctcaaggtgagTGTGTTCCTGTTTTCCCACCAGTGCCTTGTCAGTTTGATTGAAACTAATAAGCTCATGTGATGTGTGGCTCCTCTCAGGCTGTGGAGCACACGTTTCACAGGCGCTCCATGGTTGTAGCAGACTCTGTTTCTCACATCACTCAGCAGCTGCAGTCGCAGGCCCTCAACTCCATCGGCAACGCCAAGGTAATGACAAACACACTCAATTATTTACTTGTTATTGACAGGAGGAGTTTTTGCAGTTGTGACGTGAGTGGAATGTTTATATTTTTCTAACTAGAGGATTAACTTTGTGTATTTATTCCCTGAAGAAAAGGGTGATCTCAGATAAGAAGTACAGTGAGCAGCGGCTGGATGTGCTGTCCTCTCTGGTGATGGCAGAAAATGCTCTGAGTGGACCCAGCACGAAGGAGCGGCGCCTCGTGGTGTCTCTGGCACTGTGTGTCGGCACGCAGCTGGTACGTTGGGATAAGTTGGTGGTTAATTGGATACAAAACGTTCCTTTGCTTAATATCGAAAAACATCTGCTTTCTTTTAGAAAACGTTCAAAGATGAGGAGCTGCTTCCACTGCAGCTCGTGTTGAAGAAGCTGGATCTGATCAGCGAGCTGAGTGAGAGGTGGGCTTTTTCTTCTTTCAAAATGAGTTGAACAACATTTCAATCTGTTTTTGCTCCTTGTGCTAAGAGCTGGACAATTGTTTAACCCTCCAGGCAGAAAGACAACTTTCAAAGTTtagatgctgctgctttgtgtGACAGCTTTACAACATCTCATTTCATAGTCAGCAATTTGGTGTTTTGTAATGTCTCGTAGGAAATAAGCTAAACCACCTCGTAGTTTTGAGAAAAGGCTCAAGGCAAGCTCTTTATAAAACCAAATCATGAAGATGCTGACACCTCAAAGTACCCATTAATCGCTTTGGCAGCTGACTGTCATCAATTATCTAGTGAAACAGTCTTGCAGTCATCTGATACTTGGTGGATGCTAATTTTGGACTTGTCAGCCAATTGATATTTTCTTTGACCTGCTTTAGGCATACTTAGGGACCGTTTTTGTTTCTTCCTCAGGGTGAAGCTGCAGTGTGACTGTAGTTTCCTTTACTGGCACCGAGCTGTGTTCCCTATCTACCTCGATGATGTGTACGACAACGCCGTGGACGCAGCACGAATACACGTAAGCAGACAGACAAGAGCGAGACTTCTAATCATGTCTGCAAGATCCCAAAATatccttttttaaatcaattatTGGGAAACCTAACTTTCTCCTTGAGTTTTGAAAGTTGGATTTACTGGTTTAGCCGATACAAAGACCATTAATGATCTACAAAGGTATATCAACTGTTATCTCTATGTTTATGCTTTTAAATGTTAGTTTCTGTGTTTGATTGGTTGCTCTGTTTATCTGCCTTCCTGGATGCTGTCTTTGATTGGCCGGAGCAGTACATGTTCAGCGCTCTGAGGGACAGTGTGCCCTCCATGTTGCACGCCAAACACATGGAATCATGTGACCAGCTCCTGGAGAGCTACGACAAGGAGATCATGGACGTGTTCAACGAGGTGAAAGGACGAAATAGAGGAACCAGATGAAATGTGTATGGTAGAGACAGGAAGAGGAAATACACAGTATGGTGTAGAAGTGTACACACCACCAGCATTGCAGTAGAGTCATTAACCTTCATTTGTACATCTTGTTGTTGTCGTGGATCCGATGTAACACTCACAACATTAAAGAATAAGACAAAGAGGAATCGATAAAACAAAGACACAGAGATGGTTGAAGTTAATTATTATATTGCTGTACAGCTCTATGATGAGACACATTACCTTGCTCCAAAGCAGTGAATCGTGTAATGCCCCCACAGAGCAAGAGAATCGTACACGTTATATACACTTGAAACAGCATGCGTGGCAGAGATGTTCTATCCGTATACAGTCATATATGTTACATCTTCTGTCTCCTCAGAGTTTACATGATCCTAGATTTCATGACCTTATTAAGCAGTTACCACACATGCTAATGTGTACAACTGTTGGTGAAGACATAGATGGGCCTCTTTTAAGTAaactaaatgaataactcactAGCATGGTTTAAAACACATGATCATATACAGTAATATAGATTATTTCAACATTGTCATTGCAGCACCTGCTGGACAAGCTGTGTAAGGAGATAGAGAAGGACCTGCGTCTCTCTGTCCACACACACCTGAAGCTGGACGACAGGAACCCTTTCAAGGTCGGCATGAAGGACATGGCACACTTCTTCTCCATCAAACCTATCCGATTCTTCAACCGCTTCATCCTCATCAAAGGTGAAGAGAAACAGTTTCCATACATGTACCCTCATATCATATTTCAGTCCTGTTCTCTTTGGCATTTCATAAGAGCTTCTACTGCACTTATTTGAATGAGTTTTTTCATTTAATgtcaaattcagattcattcaatgttttattattattattattgaatgtTGGCTGAGGTGGGCAGCTTGATAGTGCTGTTTCTGTTTCAGTGCAGCAACGTCAGTTTTACAAAGCACTTGTTTTTTAGTTGGATGAAATAGTATCTTTAGAAAACTGTTCTTTAAAATGTgtaattcttttttttctatGGTGCCATTTGTGCCATTTCAATTTGTTAAAGAAGGGTATGTTTGCATTTAGGCAGTATACTGACAGCAGCAGACATAACTTAGTTAACTGTTTCATAAGCAATATCATAATTGCAATATTCAACACTGTTATCCACATTTTGTAGCCAtacttaaaaatatatatataattcagCACAAATACACTTGAATCTGTTCAAGAAAATGAAGTGTATGTCACGTCTGAAGTTTACACCTGCTGTAAGATAATGCTAATTGAGAAAGTGACTTAATCTTATTTGAACGTCTGTACAGCCTATGTGACCCACTACCTGGATAAAACCTTCTACAACCTAACCACTGTGGCTCTGCACGACTGGGCCACCTACAGTGAGATGAGAAACCTCGCCACGCAGCGCTATGGACTCACGATGACGGAGGCCTACCTGCCCAGCCAGACTCTGGAGCAGGTCGGTGGCTGCAGCCTGAACATCATGACACGTGGACTTTATATCCAAAGTATTAACCGATCCCCTGTGTTTTCTATTAGGGTTTGGACGTTCTGGAAATCATGAGGAACATTCACGTTTTTGTGTCACGCTACCTCTATAACCTCAACAACCAGGTATGGATTTATAGAATATAATACGGTTATATGCCGcattacagaagcacgttgcccataaactacatgtcccacaatgcatgtcactttgtgacatgcgcactgaagaggcTGGCAATTATttaccctagacttctgctttcagacgtagttaattctgaagttattaccctatcccaggggcaggggcggactggggggaaaaagtggcccgggaattaattgacagacaggcccacttaatgcgcggcatgtatcgacaccgacaggctgatcaggagcactgcttgcgtttttgaggagctttttgattacagatttgaaaacatcgctccttgctttaaaagtagcacaattcattgtgtcaaaccttggaaagtatctagatatccctgccctaatgacaaagtaactggcaactgaatatgtgtcgccgctTGAGGTCTAtatctggaccgctgcgtaaaaaggagggtttctgccctgtTACTTCTGCGCTGTTTTTCAAgtcccaactgtatacagttaaatcgaccggacttctttctgaagatgtgagcgtccttaacaacggtcaataagtccttgacagcggtctgtctgttcggtattaacaacgtgtcacgtgttctgaattgaccaatcagaatcgagtattcaactaagccatgtaataaagttctttataaaacggacaagtcaaatcaagcaatctgattggttcttagccgtgatatactgagcgtataccacgggtagaattgtaaattacttttcacaaatcagtatccctccgcctctgagaaaaacggtatacagttggtttgaaaagcaaactgcctggaacaagaaagcagcggagaagtaacggggcagaaaccctcctttttacgcagcggtccagacagaccgctgcgtaaaaaggagcaccatggacagcctgatttgatttgttccgctaatcccacacagtgattactcagatatttaaatagcctaattcaagaattgttttcaataaattgttttcaataaattggttaataatatattatttactataattatatcaataactgtaagcggggtagcaggagtgttcgattgatcggctatcgttaccatgggaactactttctaggaactactttctgacggagattaactcaagcagaaagtgtaggtttgggagcaaattagcccacattatgaaattatttttacgatattgttgattacaatgatagtttgtgtaatagaatcgcaatcatacacttgaggccgttcttgaacgtcattattggcctctcgtgtatgattgcttaaatcaaagaggtccgcaaaaacactatcgaccaatcagattgcttgatttgagttgtcagttttataaatatatttacatttcttccgttacgaaacaaacttacaaagcataaaatggaaacatttaagattaacttcgacctccgggggggtcttactatggaggagtggattgaggagtgcctatctccagaagaagaaaaagcacctaaacgacgacatgcagagctacgtgaagagcaggtagaccaactggaaaagtaccaccattcgtcttgaaacaaagcagagcaattatgaccgttagtggccacaggtgcgaaagctctctccagagctactggaagccagtggagcaatattctcaccacgccaagcaacagcctagaacaacctcaacctcaacaagtaaccacgtaagccatgctactgatgctggacaggttttcagtgggtgcacaataaacggcaacatacaaatgaatgtaaataaatagctaaataatggatcaacgctctctgtctaatatgttcgctagtgttgttgcatagcaaccacctcgcactatgtttcgtgcagaaggcaacggagggattattttattttgaacatcattatttactaataaaaactatttaaattagagtgtgtatttttctttcatattgccacacttggtaaccgttttataaaagcaatagctcacttcaggccgtgatatatgctccgcttcgcgtcgggccgaaccacgccccttagctgtgatataatgagcatataccacggcctgtcgtgagctattgcttaaatatattgttacatcataggcaaaaactacagttgttttgcatttattatttattacattatagaaaactgtttacctttttaataagaaacaaagaattcttataaggagaataataaaaaaatacacaggcctactttaaaataagttAAACAaggcacttggggagtcctctgcataTTTGAAGAAAATTAAtataattaaaatgggcccactttgaaataaataaaacctatAGCTGCACCCTCAAACGAGTTAAcagattgaattatgactgaagatcatCAGCTGTCTTCCGTTTTTCCTCCAATAAGCACCTTTGACAACTTTTCTCCACATATCAAATATACCGGTAAGCCAGCATCATTTTCTGTGAAAGCATATAACTCtgaactctgtccacgcagaattaaaccctctgtgttcctccgatacttttcttttctttgatttatccatagttcgatcatcgagccgggggtcaggttattcacctgcaagaaaaggcgctggtgcgggaccatagcaggatgtgacgcatattttagttgacctaattactaattagttttgttttttatttatgtgtcacagtatcacctcaaaatacaagatacgaaacattttcaaccatgcaacaaaatataaatagtcctacaaatatttgtattttatttccttatttttgtctaagctcaaaggagccagagcagagggcttaaagagccgcatgcggctcggtgggccgcgggttgccgacccctgacctatctgataataatccaaagcagaggcaataatgtaatatcatacatttttttatatacgtatatttatatagtcttaaaattacaaccggccctttgagtgcaaccataatgctaatgtggcccgcgatgaaattggtTTACAGTGTTTTCATCTCAACAGATCTTCATAGAGAAAGCCAGTAACAACAAGCACTTGAACACCATCAACATCCGTCACATCGCCAACTCCATCCGTACCCACGGCACAGGCATCATGAACACCACAGTGAGTTAAGAGGGAAGGAAGGAGTGTGTGTCTTAGTCCGTCTGTGTGTCCCTCAGATCATCACCTGTTGCCTCTCTTCTACCATCAGGTCAACTTCACCTACCAGTTCCTGCGGAAGAAGTTCTACATCTTCAGTCAGTTTATGTACGACGAGCACATCAAGTCCAGACTCATCAAGGACATCCGCTTCTTCAGAGAAACGAAGGACCAGTCTGATCAGAAGGTGAGGAAGGGGCTCAGCGCCTCTTCACCACATCAGTCACTCAAACAAAGCACAATGGACGGATGGTGAATTTTGCACGGTGGAACTCCCAGAAAATGTTGTGCTTTTGTTTGGTCGGATGGTTGTAAAGCCCCAGCCggaagtccagaggttcagatGAAATGAAGCTGCCGAATGAGTTTGTTAAGTTTTCATATAAACAGACACGGACTTTCGGAAAAAGCCAGCCTCAGGAACAGGGACCTTTCTAGATTGTCTGTTCTTGGAAGCAATTGGCCCTCTAATATATATAGAAATGttattcattgggataaaccccttgagatgcaccatctcgttttcaagggggtcccaacaatagcaacaacttacagacatacataaacaaaatgcaaaacatgacacacaagacaaaccacatacagtctgttaagtgAAACAGGGCTCTAATCCTCTTCAAGTTTTAAAAAGTGATTTCTTTATCACATTGCCAGAAACAATAACGTTGCTCCCTTCCACCAGCTCTTGTTTCATCTATAGTTTTTCATTGCAGTATCCATTTGAGCGAGCGGAGAAGTTTAACCGTGGGATCAGGAAGCTGGGCATCACTCCGGACGGGCATAGTTACCTGGACCAGTTCAGACAGCTCATCAGCCAGATTGGTGAGACATACATTTTGATCTGTCCTTGGTAGATAATCTTGGATAATCAAATGCAGGTACAGATAAATGTAAACCAACACCAATTTACTTATACTCTGTTTTTCTTTAGGTAACGCTATGGGCTATGTGCGAATGATCCGCTCTGGAGGCCTCCACTGTTGCAGCAGTGCTATCAGGTAAAAAAAGAGCTGTCTCGAGTGCTGCTTCTACATATTTGTGCTCTCTGGCAAAGTTAATATGAAGGTCCATGGTTAACTATGTTTCGGAAAGTCTctgaaataaatgtaattaactCTATACATTAATGTTTACATAAATACTAGGTAAATCTGATTTAAACTCATGTACGGTGAAGGGTTTTCCGTCATATCTCACTAGCATGTTTGGTGTCTCCCCAGGTTTGTCCCTGACCTGGAGGACATAGTGAACTTTgaggagctggtgaaggaggaggggctgtcagaGGAGACCCAGAAAGCTGCAAGGTACGACATTTGAAAACCTGCGCTTAAATGCACATTATAATTTAAAATGTCATTCGTCTAGCATTACCCTATTTCTATTTTATGAAGATAATGAGAATCAAAAATGTTTGGGCTGTTTTAAGGTCCAGTGTCAGCTCCAATGGCCGTTCAATTGTGTAATTCATTTCTAGATATTTTCAGTGCATTTCCACTCCTCTGCCTGCAGAGGGCGCCACAGCTAtaacaaaaatgtaaaagtatGCCTCACACACAAGGGGTAGGCACAGGTAAATattgtttcttcttcttcttcttcttcttcttcttcttcttcttcttcttcttcttcttcttcttcttcttcttcttcttcttcttcttcttcttcttcttcttcttcttcttcttcttcttcttcttcttcttcttcttcttcttcttcttcttcttcttcttctagtgTCCTAGATTCAGTTTTGGGAGATCTGACCAGCAACTCTGCCGAGGGGACGGAGTACTTCAAGATGCTGGTGGCGGTGTTTGCACCTGAGTTTCGCAGCGCCAAGAATATGCACCTGAGGAACTTCTACATGATCGTGCCGCCTCTGGTCAGTGATAAGACTTTCTAATATGTTTGCAGCCTTTATTTAGCGTTCCTCCTCCTCTTGTCTTAATTCAAGTTTAGTTATTGATAACTGATATATATCAAAAATATATCCATTTTTAAAAACAAGCGGAACTTCCGTCAGAATTTATTATAATTTAAATCTATCCACATTTGGTAATTTGGACAATCTTGCAGTGGAAGCAATGTTACCGATTTCTGGCTAATCGCTAATGTTGCTTTTTGTGATGATGTGGTTGATTGTGAACATGACCCTTTCCTAATATGGCTTAATGCTAATGAAGCTCTTTGCTACAACATGCCATGCAACTTTTGTTGAATACTCTATTCAGTGTTTTAACTATGCTGCACTTTTAGTAATTGAAACAACTCCCTCCCATAGACGGTGAATTTTGTGGAGCACTCCATCAGCTGCAAAGAGAAACTCAACAAGAAGAACAAAACTGGAGCTGCTTTCACAGACGATGGCTTTGCTATGGGTGAGTGGGCTTAAGGGGTGAGTGTGTGCTATGCAACATGAATGTGCTGCGTTGTGGCTGCTCACTTCCTCTGTATTTCCTCTCTTTAATCACTTTATCTCTCGCTCTCAGGCGTGGCGTACATCCTGAAGCTGCTGGACCAGTACCTGGAGTTTGACTCTCTGCACTGGTTCCAGGCGGTCAGAGATAAGTACAAGAAAGAGATGAACGCTGTGGTGAAGGAGCAGAGCGTCCAGTCTGCCGGCCAGGACGAGAAGCTGCTGCAGACTATGAACCTCACTCAGAAGAGGCTGGACGTCTACCTTCAGGTACAGCCCCTGTGTCATGTCAACCAAGAGACACAACAACCCCATCTAACTCAGGTTTCAAACAGGAAGTATAATGTTGCCATGGACTCAGGTTTTTTGCCTACATTTTTTACAAATTGGATTAGATGTTGGCAGTTTGTAGTTTATCCATGGA
This region of Pseudochaenichthys georgianus chromosome 6, fPseGeo1.2, whole genome shotgun sequence genomic DNA includes:
- the washc4 gene encoding WASH complex subunit 4; this encodes MAVETIAPDWEFDRFDDGSQKIHTEVQLKNYSKFLEDYTSQLRGIEEALDDSIGDVWDFTLDPIALKLLPYEQSSLLELIKTDNKVLNKVITVYAALCSEVKKLKYEAETKFYNGLLYYGEGVSDTSVVEGESQIQMGRFISFLQELSCFVTRCYEVVVNIVHQLAALYNSNKGATKVIESSGVHFQTVYEHLGELLVVLLTLDEIMENHGTLKDHWKMYKRLLKSVHHNPGKFSIPEEKLKPFEKLLLKLEGQMLDGMILQACVEQRFDNPGEGVSVAKNSAFAEEFALNIRTIFTNIESKIGEPSEIDQRDKYAGVCGLFVLHFHIFRSVDKKFYKALLDVCKKVPAVTLTANIIWFPDTFLIAKVPAAAKLMDKKSLQAIRAQRDAYLQQRAVTLTKDVQSYYVFVTSWMMKMESIISKEHKSDKLAEDLNSRCNVFVQGILYAYSIGTIIKTTMNMYMSMQRPMTKTSVKALCRLVELLKAVEHTFHRRSMVVADSVSHITQQLQSQALNSIGNAKKRVISDKKYSEQRLDVLSSLVMAENALSGPSTKERRLVVSLALCVGTQLKTFKDEELLPLQLVLKKLDLISELSERVKLQCDCSFLYWHRAVFPIYLDDVYDNAVDAARIHYMFSALRDSVPSMLHAKHMESCDQLLESYDKEIMDVFNEHLLDKLCKEIEKDLRLSVHTHLKLDDRNPFKVGMKDMAHFFSIKPIRFFNRFILIKAYVTHYLDKTFYNLTTVALHDWATYSEMRNLATQRYGLTMTEAYLPSQTLEQGLDVLEIMRNIHVFVSRYLYNLNNQIFIEKASNNKHLNTINIRHIANSIRTHGTGIMNTTVNFTYQFLRKKFYIFSQFMYDEHIKSRLIKDIRFFRETKDQSDQKYPFERAEKFNRGIRKLGITPDGHSYLDQFRQLISQIGNAMGYVRMIRSGGLHCCSSAIRFVPDLEDIVNFEELVKEEGLSEETQKAASVLDSVLGDLTSNSAEGTEYFKMLVAVFAPEFRSAKNMHLRNFYMIVPPLTVNFVEHSISCKEKLNKKNKTGAAFTDDGFAMGVAYILKLLDQYLEFDSLHWFQAVRDKYKKEMNAVVKEQSVQSAGQDEKLLQTMNLTQKRLDVYLQEFELLHFSLSSARIFFRADKTAAEEIQERKDKEVASKAGALSDGSTPADPASK